One part of the Entelurus aequoreus isolate RoL-2023_Sb linkage group LG05, RoL_Eaeq_v1.1, whole genome shotgun sequence genome encodes these proteins:
- the kcnj15 gene encoding ATP-sensitive inward rectifier potassium channel 15, translated as MAVSKVRRRIVSKDGHNQVHIDNVEGMVKLYLHDIWTTVVDMKWRYKLTLFASTFVMTWFIFGVLFYFISMGNGDLEATLPSNHTPCLENVKTFTGAFLFSLESQTTIGYGFRYITEDCPLAIFTLVAQLVITGLAEIFVTGAFLAKLARPKKRAETIKFSQSAVVCRRQGQLCLMVRVANMRKSLLIQCQVTGKILHSNVTQEGEKTQVHQTSLDFFMDSSSECPFLILPLTFYHVLDERSPLADLTADNLQSRDFELLVTLNATMESTAATCQSRTSYIPQEILWGYEFKPVLFSTPSGRYVADFNFFDKVQASGDATFLNNAEKLKLEEDYKK; from the coding sequence ATGGCGGTCAGCAAGGTGCGGCGGAGGATCGTATCCAAAGACGGGCACAACCAGGTCCACATCGACAACGTGGAGGGCATGGTGAAGCTGTACCTCCACGACATCTGGACCACGGTGGTGGACATGAAGTGGCGCTACAAGCTCACTCTGTTCGCCTCCACCTTCGTCATGACATGGTTCATCTTCGGCGTGCTCTTCTACTTCATCAGCATGGGCAACGGGGACTTGGAGGCCACGCTGCCCTCCAACCACACGCCGTGTCTGGAGAACGTCAAGACCTTCACCGGCGCCTTCCTTTTCTCGCTGGAATCGCAGACCACCATAGGGTACGGCTTCCGCTACATCACGGAGGACTGCCCGCTGGCCATCTTCACGCTGGTGGCCCAGCTGGTCATCACGGGTCTGGCCGAGATCTTCGTCACCGGAGCCTTCCTGGCCAAGCTGGCCCGGCCCAAGAAGCGGGCGGAGACCATCAAGTTCAGCCAGTCGGCGGTGGTGTGCCGCCGCCAGGGCCAGCTGTGCCTGATGGTGAGGGTGGCCAACATGAGGAAGAGCCTGCTCATCCAGTGCCAGGTCACAGGGAAGATCCTGCACTCCAACGTCACCCAGGAGGGCGAGAAGACTCAGGTGCACCAAACCTCGCTGGACTTCTTCATGGACTCTAGCAGCGAGTGCCCCTTCCTCATCCTGCCGCTCACCTTCTACCACGTCCTGGACGAGCGCAGCCCGCTGGCGGACTTGACCGCCGACAACCTGCAGAGTCGAGACTTCGAGCTGCTGGTGACCCTCAACGCCACCATGGAGTCCACCGCCGCCACGTGCCAGAGCCGCACGTCCTACATCCCCCAGGAGATTCTGTGGGGCTACGAGTTCAAGCCTGTGCTCTTCAGCACCCCCAGCGGCCGCTACGTGGCCGATTTCAACTTCTTCGATAAAGTGCAAGCGAGCGGCGACGCCACCTTCCTCAATAACGCCGAGAAGCTAAAACTGGAGGAGGACTACAAGAAATAG
- the LOC133651121 gene encoding uncharacterized protein LOC133651121 encodes MEDESMLQVDSILEAVKRHFSQISAAQWNLLVSGTPDSETRAILVETISEVVQRLSSEVVKRLLPALNEHLRGQSSQAQVSRAIDRCSPKMSECITETFAAALDLPPQKYEGAGELTTLVESEVKHRVTSALSVAQSATEWPSEPTLFIRSSMSSVGALTSIFRQAVEYLKQVFARACTPCVALCGRSTLKNSEMTEAVSGILLKWSTASQGETTTETEDPLTVESAQLTAEDITKSIIQESTPASGDTTDRVESRISRFNLNMKLISNKVKNFFKSQEKPGVDGQVKLRRFRFLKFARMQFARMLGGLKRAFKNQDACLVFLKSERRDEKSMLSPKGDVKGAFRTSTLHASPSQRPVFEFEAIQEKVLKMFEDLGRMAPEAREDKIKRYMDEKLKGFSEELTSQLYEYIMSSHSEVYEVPSSRADTPFMDSVLWGRRGKKHWDGQIFSPEVLYAMTEDAAWRFLQQLVFWMETEPLNEAAYADEVSGAVSEINQLVVASLNTGEVAEKVPPVKVPRLPVISTIETSEEDKNLTTASPTSSSSPSQTLIPGQLTSSSDVPSFQDLTPLLAYTLTAQLGQRLPRKCKKSLKTDALLLVMDHLSTRAMKEISPDHIEKIRTMAHLEEVVTALVKKLLVDFGSPDRLVEALMADEVSFNDAVISHLKIHLDELKESPQDNFLSKVCCYPYR; translated from the coding sequence ATGGAGGATGAAAGTATGCTGCAGGTGGATTCCATCCTGGAGGCGGTGAAAAGGCACTTCAGTCAAATCTCCGCAGCTCAGTGGAATCTGCTGGTTTCTGGGACCCCGGACTCCGAGACCAGGGCCATCTTGGTCGAAACCATCAGCGAGGTGGTCCAGAGGCTCTCCTCCGAGGTGGTGAAGCGCCTGCTGCCCGCCCTCAACGAGCACCTGCGCGGGCAATCGTCTCAGGCTCAGGTGAGCCGCGCCATCGACCGGTGCAGCCCGAAGATGAGCGAGTGCATCACCGAGACGTTCGCCGCCGCCCTGGACCTCCCGCCGCAGAAGTACGAGGGCGCCGGGGAGCTCACCACGCTGGTGGAGTCGGAGGTGAAGCACCGGGTGACGTCGGCCTTGTCCGTAGCCCAGAGCGCCACCGAGTGGCCGTCGGAGCCCACCCTCTTCATCCGCAGCAGCATGTCCAGCGTTGGCGCCCTGACCTCCATCTTTCGCCAGGCTGTGGAGTATTTGAAGCAGGTGTTCGCTCGGGCGTGCACGCCATGCGTGGCGCTGTGTGGTCGTTCTACCCTTAAGAACAGCGAAATGACCGAAGCCGTGAGCGGAATCCTCTTAAAGTGGTCCACCGCCAGCCAGGGCGAGACGACCACCGAAACCGAGGACCCGCTGACCGTGGAGAGCGCTCAGTTGACGGCGGAGGACATCACCAAGAGCATCATCCAGGAGTCCACCCCGGCGTCCGGAGACACAACCGACCGCGTGGAAAGCCGCATCTCTCGCTTCAACCTCAACATGAAGCTGATCTCCAACAAAGTCAAGAACTTCTTCAAGTCGCAGGAGAAGCCCGGCGTGGACGGCCAGGTCAAACTGCGCAGATTCCGCTTCTTGAAGTTTGCCCGCATGCAGTTTGCGCGCATGCTGGGAGGACTGAAGCGAGCCTTCAAGAACCAGGACGCATGTCTGGTGTTCCTCAAGTCTGAGCGCCGGGACGAGAAGAGCATGTTGTCTCCCAAAGGGGACGTCAAGGGCGCCTTCAGGACCAGCACCTTACACGCCAGTCCCTCCCAGCGTCCCGTGTTCGAGTTCGAGGCCATACAGGAGAAAGTGCTCAAGATGTTCGAAGACCTCGGCCGCATGGCGCCGGAAGCTCGTGAGGACAAAATCAAGCGCTACATGGACGAGAAGCTGAAGGGCTTTTCTGAAGAACTCACCTCTCAACTATACGAGTACATCATGTCCTCCCACAGCGAGGTATACGAGGTGCCCTCCAGCCGCGCCGACACGCCCTTTATGGACTCGGTCCTGTGGGGACGACGGGGTAAGAAACACTGGGACGGTCAGATCTTTTCTCCTGAAGTCTTGTACGCCATGACGGAGGACGCGGCGTGGAGGTTCTTGCAGCAGCTGGTCTTCTGGATGGAGACGGAGCCGCTAAACGAGGCAGCGTATGCCGACGAGGTGTCCGGCGCCGTGAGCGAGATCAACCAGCTGGTGGTCGCCTCCCTCAACACAGGTGAGGTTGCTGAGAAGGTGCCGCCTGTTAAAGTGCCAAGACTCCCAGTGATAAGTACGATTGAAACGTCTGAGGAGGACAAAAATCTAACAACGGCCTCTCCAACGAGCTCTTCATCACCTTCCCAAACACTAATTCCTGGACAGCTCACATCATCGTCCGACGTGCCGTCATTTCAGGATTTGACTCCGCTCCTGGCGTACACGCTGACCGCGCAGCTGGGACAGCGCCTCCCGCGGAAATGCAAGAAGTCTCTGAAGACGGACGCCCTCCTCCTGGTCATGGATCATCTGTCCACCAGGGCCATGAAGGAAATCAGCCCCGACCACATTGAAAAAATCCGCACGATGGCCCACTTGGAGGAGGTGGTGACGGCTCTGGTCAAGAAGCTCCTTGTGGACTTTGGCTCTCCGGACAGGCTGGTGGAAGCCTTGATGGCGGACGAGGTATCTTTCAACGACGCCGTCATCAGCCACCTCAAAATCCACCTGGACGAACTCAAAGAATCGCCGCAGGACAATTTTTTATCAAAGGTTTGCTGCTACCCTTATCGCTGA